One stretch of Rhodoferax lithotrophicus DNA includes these proteins:
- a CDS encoding peptide ABC transporter ATP-binding protein codes for MNPIHTPPEKTIDPVVVARELKQVYKINRGFMHAADHLQAVSGVSFTVQAGKTLAVVGESGCGKSTLARMVSLIETPTSGELSLGGVDVVKASTQERHALRRKVQLVFQNPFGSLNPRKKIGSILESPLEINTPLNHVERSEQARAMLTLVGLRPEHFDRYPHMFSGGQRQRIAIARALMLKPSLIVADEPVSALDVSIQAQVLNLLADLQQEMHLAYLFISHDLGVVRHIAHDVLVMYLGHAVEQGEKKTIFAQPLHPYTQALLASTPGIVGTGATQKRIVLTGELPSPLNPPSGCVFSTRCPHVTAQCTSERPVLRELAGRQVACHLAEQFV; via the coding sequence ATGAACCCAATCCATACGCCCCCAGAAAAAACCATCGACCCCGTGGTGGTCGCTCGTGAGCTCAAGCAAGTCTACAAAATCAACCGCGGCTTCATGCATGCTGCCGACCATTTGCAGGCGGTCAGTGGCGTGTCATTCACTGTGCAGGCGGGTAAAACACTGGCTGTCGTGGGTGAATCCGGTTGCGGCAAGTCCACCCTGGCGCGTATGGTGTCCTTGATTGAGACCCCAACTTCTGGTGAGTTGTCACTCGGTGGGGTGGATGTGGTGAAGGCCAGTACCCAAGAGCGCCATGCCTTGCGCCGAAAAGTTCAACTGGTCTTTCAAAACCCGTTTGGCTCACTCAATCCCCGCAAGAAAATTGGCTCCATTCTGGAGTCTCCGCTGGAGATCAATACCCCACTGAATCATGTAGAACGTTCCGAACAAGCCCGTGCCATGTTGACTCTGGTGGGGCTTCGTCCAGAACACTTCGACCGCTACCCCCACATGTTTTCGGGCGGTCAGCGCCAGCGCATCGCCATCGCCCGCGCCCTGATGCTCAAACCCAGCCTGATCGTGGCCGATGAACCGGTCTCGGCACTGGATGTCTCCATTCAGGCTCAGGTGCTCAACTTGCTGGCCGACTTGCAGCAAGAAATGCATCTGGCTTATCTGTTCATCTCGCATGACCTTGGTGTGGTGCGCCACATTGCGCACGATGTGCTGGTGATGTACCTGGGTCACGCGGTTGAACAAGGTGAGAAAAAAACCATCTTTGCGCAACCCTTGCACCCTTACACGCAGGCGCTGTTGGCATCCACCCCCGGCATTGTGGGCACGGGCGCAACCCAAAAACGCATTGTGCTGACGGGTGAGCTGCCCTCCCCCCTGAACCCACCCAGCGGCTGTGTGTTTTCAACCCGCTGTCCACATGTCACGGCGCAGTGCACCAGCGAGCGCCCGGTCTTGCGAGAACTGGCTGGCAGGCAAGTTGCTTGCCATTTGGCTGAACAATTCGTTTAA